A genomic segment from [Flavobacterium] thermophilum encodes:
- a CDS encoding pheromone autoinducer 2 transporter — MSRIYVDRFLRFLIVIAIVAFGAAAAYYAATLTYPFIIAFFIAFLINPVVDLLERKVKMPRWLAVSATLIVLFAAVAGLVTLLIAEIVSGTQYLANVVPEKFQALVAYIESFAANQLIPLYQDLAVLFKSLNADQQDTIMQNIQAVGTQIATTVGEFIQRVLQNIPQLIAWLPNAATVFIFSLLATFFISKDWHRLMRMAQRWLPAKARTSGKTVFLDLKRALFGFIKAQATLISITTVIVLIGLLILRVDYAITIALIIGFVDILPYLGTGIVFVPWIIYAAISGDIPFAIGLGVLYIVVLVQRQIMEPKVLSSSIGLDPLATLIALFVGFKLLGFLGLIAGPVALVIIRTLHNANVFRDIWRFIVGRPTL, encoded by the coding sequence TTGTCCCGAATATATGTTGACCGCTTTTTGCGTTTTCTCATCGTCATCGCGATCGTTGCGTTCGGCGCTGCCGCCGCCTACTATGCCGCAACATTGACGTACCCGTTTATCATTGCCTTTTTCATCGCCTTTCTCATCAACCCGGTCGTCGACTTGTTGGAACGAAAGGTAAAAATGCCGCGCTGGCTCGCGGTCAGCGCCACGCTCATCGTCTTGTTCGCCGCTGTCGCCGGGCTGGTGACGCTGTTGATCGCTGAGATCGTTTCGGGAACGCAATATTTGGCCAATGTGGTGCCGGAAAAATTCCAGGCGCTCGTCGCGTACATCGAATCGTTTGCCGCCAATCAGCTTATCCCGCTTTACCAAGACTTGGCCGTCTTGTTTAAAAGCTTGAACGCCGATCAACAAGATACGATCATGCAAAACATTCAGGCGGTCGGAACGCAAATCGCGACGACGGTCGGCGAATTCATTCAGCGCGTGCTGCAAAACATTCCCCAGCTCATCGCCTGGCTGCCAAACGCGGCGACCGTATTTATTTTTTCACTGTTGGCGACCTTTTTCATCAGCAAAGACTGGCACCGCTTAATGCGGATGGCGCAGCGTTGGCTGCCGGCGAAAGCCCGCACGAGCGGGAAAACGGTGTTTTTGGATTTGAAGCGGGCGTTGTTTGGCTTTATTAAAGCGCAAGCGACGCTCATTTCGATTACGACGGTCATCGTGTTGATCGGCTTGCTCATTTTGCGCGTCGATTACGCGATTACGATCGCGTTGATCATCGGCTTTGTCGATATTTTGCCCTACCTCGGGACCGGCATCGTCTTCGTGCCTTGGATCATTTACGCCGCCATCAGCGGCGACATCCCGTTTGCGATCGGGCTCGGCGTTTTGTATATCGTCGTTCTCGTCCAACGGCAAATTATGGAGCCGAAAGTGCTCTCCTCCTCGATCGGGCTCGACCCGCTCGCGACGCTCATCGCCTTGTTTGTCGGCTTCAAGCTGCTCGGCTTCCTCGGCCTCATCGCCGGTCCGGTCGCGCTCGTCATCATCCGCACGCTCCACAACGCCAACGTCTTCCGCGACATTTGGCGCTTTATCGTCGGCAGGCCGACTTTGTAA
- the pyk gene encoding Pyruvate kinase → MKRKTKIVCTIGPASESVDKLVQLMEAGMNVARLNFSHGDHEEHGRRIANIREAAKRTGRTVAILLDTKGPEIRTHNMENGAIELKEGAKLVISMSEVLGTPEKISVTYPGLIDDVSVGAKILLDDGLIGLEVNAVDKQAGEIVTTVLNGGVLKNKKGVNVPGVKVNLPGITEKDRADILFGIRQGIDFIAASFVRRASDVLEIRELLEAHDALHIQIIAKIENEEGVANIDEILEAADGLMVARGDLGVEIPAEEVPLIQKLLIKKCNMLGKPVITATQMLDSMQRNPRPTRAEASDVANAIFDGTDAVMLSGETAAGQYPVEAVKTMHQIALRTEQALEHRDILSQRTKESQTTITDAIGQSVAHTALNLDVAAIVTPTVSGKTPQMVAKYRPKAPIIAVTSNEAVSRRLALVWGVYTKEAPHVNTTDEMLDVAVDAAVRSGLVKHGDLVVITAGVPVGETGSTNLMKVHVISDLLAKGQGIGRKSAFGKAVVAKTAEEARQKMVDGGILVTVSTDADMMPAIEKAAAIITEEGGLTSHAAVVGLSLGIPVIVGVENATTLFKDGQEITVDGGFGAVYRGHASVL, encoded by the coding sequence ATGAAGCGGAAAACGAAAATCGTCTGCACGATCGGGCCGGCAAGCGAGAGCGTGGACAAGCTCGTGCAGCTGATGGAAGCGGGAATGAACGTGGCGCGCCTAAACTTTTCGCACGGCGATCATGAAGAGCACGGGCGGCGCATCGCCAACATTCGCGAAGCGGCGAAGCGAACGGGCCGAACGGTCGCCATTTTGCTTGATACGAAAGGGCCGGAAATCCGGACGCACAATATGGAAAACGGCGCCATTGAGCTGAAGGAAGGGGCAAAGCTCGTCATTTCGATGAGCGAAGTGCTCGGCACACCGGAAAAAATTTCGGTCACCTATCCCGGCTTAATCGATGATGTGTCCGTCGGCGCGAAAATTTTGCTTGATGACGGGCTCATCGGCCTGGAAGTCAACGCGGTCGACAAGCAAGCGGGAGAAATCGTCACGACCGTGTTAAACGGCGGCGTGCTGAAAAACAAAAAAGGAGTCAATGTGCCGGGTGTCAAAGTCAACTTGCCGGGCATCACCGAGAAAGATCGGGCTGACATTTTGTTTGGCATTCGCCAAGGGATCGATTTCATCGCTGCCTCGTTTGTGCGCCGGGCGTCCGATGTGCTGGAGATCCGCGAGCTGCTTGAGGCGCATGACGCTCTCCATATCCAAATTATCGCCAAAATTGAAAACGAAGAAGGCGTCGCCAACATTGACGAAATTTTAGAAGCCGCCGACGGCCTGATGGTGGCGCGCGGCGATTTGGGCGTGGAAATTCCGGCTGAGGAAGTGCCGCTCATTCAAAAACTGCTCATTAAAAAGTGCAACATGCTCGGCAAGCCGGTCATTACGGCGACGCAAATGCTCGATTCGATGCAGCGCAATCCGCGTCCGACGCGGGCGGAGGCGAGCGACGTCGCCAACGCCATTTTTGACGGCACCGACGCCGTCATGCTTTCCGGGGAAACGGCGGCCGGCCAGTATCCGGTCGAAGCGGTGAAAACGATGCACCAAATCGCGCTCCGCACCGAACAGGCGCTTGAGCACCGCGACATTTTGTCCCAACGCACAAAAGAAAGCCAAACGACGATCACCGACGCCATCGGGCAGTCGGTCGCCCACACCGCGCTCAACTTGGATGTGGCGGCGATCGTGACGCCGACCGTGAGCGGAAAAACGCCGCAAATGGTGGCGAAGTATCGCCCGAAAGCGCCGATTATTGCCGTGACGTCAAATGAAGCGGTATCGCGCCGGCTGGCGCTTGTGTGGGGCGTGTATACGAAAGAAGCGCCGCATGTGAACACGACGGACGAAATGCTCGATGTCGCCGTCGATGCGGCGGTGCGCTCCGGGCTGGTGAAGCACGGCGACTTGGTCGTCATCACGGCTGGCGTGCCGGTCGGCGAAACGGGTTCGACGAACTTAATGAAGGTGCACGTTATCAGCGATCTTCTCGCCAAAGGGCAAGGCATCGGCCGCAAGTCGGCGTTCGGCAAGGCCGTTGTAGCGAAAACAGCGGAAGAAGCGCGGCAAAAAATGGTCGACGGCGGCATTTTAGTCACTGTCAGCACCGATGCCGACATGATGCCGGCGATCGAAAAAGCGGCAGCCATCATTACTGAAGAGGGCGGGTTGACCAGCCATGCGGCGGTCGTCGGTTTGAGCCTTGGGATTCCAGTGATTGTCGGAGTGGAAAACGCAACAACCTTGTTTAAAGATGGGCAGGAGATTACGGTGGACGGCGGGTTCGGGGCCGTCTATCGCGGCCATGCCAGCGTGTTGTAA